The Candidatus Berkiella aquae sequence TGAACAGTATCTGTTTGTTTTTTGTGGAAAACATGAAGGCCCTGACAGTCTATTTGCACAATTAAACGATAAGATTCAACAGGGCAAGCAATCAGGGCAAATTCCTTCAACATTAAAAATTGTTCCTCTAACCTATCAAGACGCTGATATGATAGCACCACTTTATTCACGTGCCGATGAAGCTTTTATTCGTTCGGGTGGCATTTCTTGCATGGAAATTGAGGCAGTTGCTCAAGGAAAAGTATTTATTCACTCTGAAGAAAAAGGAAATCTTTTAACCGAAGATGAGTTATTAAAAGCGATGCTCTTTTGGGAAAGAGGAAATGCAGAACATGTTATGCAAGTATTAGGGAAAGATAAAAAGGGCAAACGACGTGTTCAAGCAATAAATCCGGAAAGTTATCATCGAATAAAGTTAGAGCAGAGCTCGCTTAAAACAGATAACCATCTAAAGCAGCATCACACTAAAAATGAGCTTCCTCCTTTAAAAAGAAGACGGATAAAATAATTTGGTAATTAAATAGACTTATGCATATAGCACATTAAGTGATCTGGTCCATAAGGATTCAGCTCAAATAGAGGTTTAAACCCACATTTTTCATAGAAATGATATGTTTTGAGATAATAGGTATCTTGTTGTTTTGGGCTCAATGTCTCAACCGTCATAGATTGATATCCATGCTCTTCACAATATTGTTCGGCCGCACCAAACAATTGCATTCCAATATTTTTTCCTTGGTTTTCTCTACTAACAGCCATCCAATAAATATTAGCATTATGTGGAAATGGAAATTCCAGTACAATTATGCCTTTGATATGCCCATCTAGCTCTGCAGCAAAGGTGGTACGCTCAATACAGCCTTTAGCATAACGTTCATTAGCTTCGGGGATCCCAAACCATTCCGGCAAGTTTGCACTTAATTCTCGACAATACGTTTCAGCAAGCGTTGGCGCTATCATTTGAATTGATAGCGTTTTAGCCATCATTTGCTGGGTCTTGTGGGGAATTGAATTGACGCTCTCTGTTAATGCTTTAAGATGCTCGAAATGGATACCCTGATTCAGTGCTTTTTCAAATAAAGAATAAGTCGCAATATCATGCGTTTTTAACCATTGGAAAGCCTCTTTAGGCCCTAAATACCATTTATCCCGTAAATGAAAGTAGCTTTCAAGCAAATCATATAATAACCAATGCGCACGAAAATTTCCTTCAATATCACCAATATGAGCTCTTTGCAGCATTTTTTGCCCCCAAGTGGTGATAACTTGTTTTTCCCAATCTGGCTTAGGAGCGGGTCCTTGATTAAAAATAACCTTAACCTGATTAATCAGATCATCGCCTATCGTTGCTTTTTGGCAAAGCACCAATCCATCTTTAATTCTTAAAAAATCACTTGGATTTTGGATCTCATCTATGGAATAAATAAAGCCATCTAGAAAAGCACCCTCAAACTGCCGCCCTTCTCTTTCCATCTGGCCTTCATCACGAATTGCAAGCATATCGTAATCACTGGCAATGGTCGCATCTCCTCGAGCACGTGAGCCATAGAGAATAATCGTGTGACAATCGTATTGTGTTTTTAAATACTCGACTATTTTCTGAAGCAGAGGATCAAGCGATTGATTATTCATGAGGGGTTATTGCAATATTATTTTAAGCATTTATCCAAATTGCCGTGGTTTACCCACGGCAATTTGGCAAAAATTACAACACTTAGAAGCTGTAATTCACACCAATACGACCGGTCCAAAATGAGTTCTGGTTATCAAAATGAACGCCTTGATCCCCTGCAAGACTATGGAATGAAGTGGTTCTTTCTGGGAAATCGAAGAATAACCCTTCTACTTTCACACTCCATTTGCAAGAGAGCGCCAATTCGCCACCTACACCAGAAACATATCCCCATCTCGTACCACTATTACCACCCAGCTCAACTTCACCTGGAGCGGTTACGAGCCAGTCATGATTTAATCGAGCAAATGCCGCACCACCGGTGACATAAAGCAGCAAATGATCAGCAACGATACCTGCCTTACCACGGACGCTGCCGTACCATTTCAATTCATTACTCAAGCTCAATATGGTGCCAGGCCCAGCAGTAGGTGTATAAGTTTTGTCATTTGAGTTATCAACCCAAGTCCAATCGAGTTCAACACCAAACACAGAACTGTTGCAACGGTAATTATAACCAACTTGCAAACCGCCACTAAAATCATCTGATTTATTGGCAACTGTACCTAGCGCCCAATCGGTTCCAAAATTATCTACCCAAGCATCTCGGTCAACCCAAAATGTATTCCATACGGTCGCACCTAGATTCGCACCAAGATAGTATCCATCAAAATGCCCATCTGCCGCATTAGCAGCACCCAACATGGTTAGTAAAGGTAAGGCAAATAGTGTTTTACGCATGTTCACTCCTTTGAGGTTGATAATGAAATACGGCAACTTGTTATTTACAGATAGTTGATATATTCAGTCTTTACGAGTCTAGCAGAGAATTTGCAGTAGATAAAATCTTGCAGACAACCTTATGCATTTAGGAAATACAACTATAAATAGTTTTCAAACTTACAAAGTAAAAGGCATATAAAGGGTTTATTTATTCTATTTATATTGAAGGTTTTTGAAGGCGTTCATAAAGAGCCCAGGGATTACTTACACCTTTTAATGTCAGTTTATCAACTAATGAGCAGGCTTTGTCCATAAAAATTGATCTACTAACCGATCCATGTTAGTTTCTTAGAAGTTTAAATAGGATCGATATATGAGTGGTTATTGTTTACACTTTCAATCTTTCTTCGTTCTTCTAGAACAAAGTCATCTTATTCGCCATTCTGTTGTGCCCTGCCGGGCATAATCATCTTACAGACTCTCGCAAACAACATTACACACAACGCTAAATGAAAGCTTCAGAAATAATAAGGGTGCTGTATGCAACGCCATTTGATGACCTTAATTTACGGTTTTGCAATATTCAAAATGTTTTTTGGCTCAGGAAATTTAATATTTCCTTTGGTACTTGGTCAAAATTCTTCTGATCAATGGCTATTTGGCTTTTTAGGATTACTTTGTACGGGTATCGTATTGCCGTTTCTAGGCTTATTCGTCATCAAGCTGCATCGTGGTAGTTTTGAAGATTTCTTTGGCCAAGCAGGTAGCGTAGCTCGAGTGGCTTTACCCTTATTCACCTTATCGCTTCTTGGCGCATTTGGGGTTGTCCCACGCTGTATTACCGTTGCGCATGGGGGCATCAACACCTTACTACCTGATTTACCATTATGGGGTTTTAGTCTCCTCTTTTGCACGATTTGCTTTATCATTTGTTTAAGAGATCGCTGGATTATTTCATTTCTAGGTAAATGGATTGGCCCTTTACTATTAATCACTTTAGCGATTTTATTTGGTTTAGGCGTCTATTATGCTCCGCCAGAAGTAGCGGTTTCCTCACTAAAAGCAACTGAAGCTTTTTCACAAGGTTTTTACCGTGGCTATGAAACCATGGACTTATTTGCTGCCTTTTTCTTCTCTTCCTTAATCTTTAAACAGATCCAAGCTAAAATGGGTGAGCACATTGATAATGCCACCTTAATTAAAGCGGCCTTAAAGCCGAGTATTATCGGCGCCACTTTATTAGGACTCATTTATTTTGGCTTTGCTTATTTAGGCGCTCATTATTCCAACTTAAGCCTTTCCGTCTCCCCCGAATTGATTCTGCCCAATCTGGCAATGCATTTAATGGGTGATAAGGGAGCAATACTGATTGGCTTATTAATGATTCTTTCTTGTTTAACGACAGCGGTAGCATTGAATAATATTTACGCTCGGTATTTGTGTTCCCTGTTTAAATTATCTGACAGTAAATTCATCTGGATATTATTGGGAACCACCGCTATCTCATTTATTATCTCTTTATATGACTTCAAAGGGATTGCGGCCTTTTTATCACCAATGTTAGATATCTCTTACCCAAGCTTAATTTTATTAACCTTTTTAAGTATTTTAACTAAAGGCTCTCCCAAACTTAAAAAGACCAGTTTCTATGGCTTGTTGGCATTTATGTTAGGTTATAGCTATTTGTAACCATTTCCCCCTATATCGGTTTACTGCTATAGGGGGCATCTCAATAAGATGATCTTTTTATGCTAACTACGACCTTTTAGGTTTTTTTGCAATAGGCGCTCTTGAGGGTTGAGCTTCTCGGATTTTTTCTTCAAAAAGGGCTGTTAAGGCTTGAACCTTCTCTTGAGAAACTGGAGTATCTTTCAAGAGCGTTGGCGCACGTCGTTTTTCTTTGACAGGTTCAGAAACAGCAGATGAAGAAGCCGCTGATGAGGATGCAGCAGACGAATGATGAGATTTTTTAGTCGATGCTGGTATCGGTTCTTCAACAGGCAATAAATTAATCAAATTTGTTTTAGCATCTGTTCTAACCATTCTTCTGGGCTCTTGATCAATCTGTTGATGACTAGAGGCAGCAATGCCTTTTGGAGTATCTCTCAAGAGCGTTGGCGCACGTCGTTTTTCTTTGAGAGATTCAGGAACAGCAGATGAAGAAGCCGCCGACGAGGATGCAGCAGGCGAATGATGGGGTTTTTTAGTCGATGCTGGTATCAGTTTTTCAACAGGCATTAAATTAATCAAATTTTCCTTAGCATCTGCCCTAACCATTCTTCTGGGCGAAAATGCCACTTTGGTTGTATCATTTCTAGCAAGATCTTTTGGCTTTTGTCCTGCATTATCTACTATATTGATATTAGCATGATGCTGACATAACAATCTGATCATTTCTGCTTGATTGACTCTCCTTGTGACATCATTACTATTTCCCATTTTGACTGCTTCGTGCAAAGCGGTATTACCCTTATTATCTTGAGCATTAACATCAATTTTTCCTGTTTCTAAAAGCGCACGTACTGCTCCAAGATTTCTTGCTCTTGCAGCTTTATGCAGAAAAGTTAAACCATTCTGATCCACTATACTAACATCTGCACCTTTTAGAATAAGTTCATTGATGATGTTTTCATTGCATAGGCCAACGGCCGCATGTAAAGGGGTTATTCCCTTAGCATCAGCAACATTAATATTTGCGCCATGATCTAACAAAGCTTTTATCACCGATTCATGATTCTTTTGACAGGCAATATGTAATGGTGTTCTCCCTTCTTTCGGATCGACTAGATTAACATTCGCACCATAGCGCACAAGGAGTTCAATCATCTGTCTATCTGCATTTTCATTAATATGCATTAAGATATGGTTTTGATTAATAATATCAGCTCTGGCTTCGAGGGGGATATAACTGCTTAAAAGAAACTCAGCAAATTCAACTTGGCCTGTTTTGACAGCATTGACTAATAAAATTTGAGCAGTATCAGGATTATATGGCTTGAAGTCAGCAGGATTCAGAGAAACATCAGCCCCTGCAGCATGAAATTTTAATAAATTGATCCGTTTGACGACTATTTTTTCATCAGGATAGCCAGCTCTTATCGCTGCAAAACATTCACTTGCGGTCAATTCTTTAGTATCTGCCTCTTCATTATTCGAATCAAAATATTTAAATTTACCATCCTTCGTAATATGCGCACTAACTGCATGCCCTTCATCGCCAATCCGAATAGAAATATCAACCCATGCGTCAGGCAAGTGAGCATAAAACTCCATCACACTGATCGCATTTTCCTCCGAAATATCTGATGGGTTCTCTTGTGCACCATAAGCACAAATTTCTGAAATGGCATAGCCTGGCAACTTAAGCATACTAAATTGCCTTTTTCTCTCTTTTTGATGTAACCGACTTCCTTTATCAGCTTCATTATATAATGAGTTCACTGTTTTTTCTGAGTGCTGAAACCAAACCAAATCATTGATGGTTTGTTGAAACACCTCATTTCCATTCCCATAATGATTTTCTAATTCAGGGGGCAAGGGTTTAAATCTATAATCTCCTTTCCATTTTGCAATATATTTTCTTAAAGCTTTAAATTCACGTTCCCTCCCTGTACTGACATAATAAGGATAAAGAAATGACCATCCATTACAGTTGCCCTTACCATTAAGAAAACTTATATTAGGGGAAGCGTTACATTTATACTTTTGAATGATTTTATTGATTATATTTTCATCATAGATGTAACCAGATTGAGGTAACGTTGCTAGAATTCTTCCAGCAAGTATTTTTTTTTCTCTGACCATGCCATCTTCGTGCCAATAAGCGACAAGAGACAGGCTCTGTCTTTTCAGTATAATCGTATCAACATCAAAATTAGGTGGAATATCCTCATCATTAGCGCAAACATAAATCCGTTGATAAACGCCAGCGTTTTGCTCACAATATTTTTGGAGCTGGTCATTTAGATGAGTTTGAGAATAATCTGTCATAAAGCACCTGCTACCTCATTTTAAACCTAGGACAAAAAACTTCGTCATAAAGTTCGAGAATGTACAAGGCATATACACATAAAGGTGCCCCGAGTAGGAAGGCACCTTTTTAACAGACTTTAACTTTCAGATTTTAACTTTATTGCGACGCTGAACAGATAGCGTTCTCTCAATAGGACGAGTATTTCCAGCTAACCGACTTGAACGACGCAGTGTATAGCTATTTAATAACGGTTTAACCTGTTTTTTCTCAACCTGCTGTTTTATTTTGGCTTTAACTTCTTTCATATTAGTGAAACGAACCATCGTATTAACGGTAGGATCGCCTTCACGAATCATCGTGCCTTGTCTTGCATTGGTTTTAGCTAAACCATGCCGAGCTAAAATGGTTTGCCATTCTTTCATTGATTTGAAATTACGAATTTCATTCATTTCTTCAGCAACCGGAACATCATAGACTGCATTATAGACACTATGTGCTAAATTGGCATAATCTCTTTTGGATTCATTCGTCACATCATGATCGACCAATAAAAAAGTGCCTCCGGGTCTTAATACACGTCGAATTGAAGCGAGAAAGGCATCTAATTTTTCCGTTGGAATATGATGAAGACCAATAAAACAGGTAATCAAATCGACGCTATTATCTTTATAATCGTTTTGGCTTAATGGTTGATAATCATTTAATGGCACAAAACGATTATAAGGTCTTGGAAAACCACTTTGAATGTAATCCGTCATCGATTCTTCTGTATTGACTACACTAATATCACCTTGGATATTGAGTTTACGCTTAAACGAACGGATAAAACGACCCGGATAGCCAATTTCAATCATGCCATTAATCGGATCTTTACGATCGCTCATTAATGCTTTCGCTTGCTCACTCAAATCTTGCTTAATCGTATTTAAAGATTTGAATATCTGTCTTGTTGTTTGCAGCATAGAAGGTTTTATTTCAGCAATACGATTTCTCAATTCTGTATAGATTTGTTCTTTAGTATCTGCATAAGAAAGAATGTCTTCTAATAGATGATAGAGTTTATCTTTATCAACACGTTGTAAAATATTTTCTAAGAATCCACCAAACAGTTCTTTTCGCTGTTTAGAGGCTAATATATTTTTATAGAAATGACGGTCATTCCTTTTTTTAGTGACATATTGCTCCGCAAATCGGCTAGAGAATCGGTTTTCAGGATCCACTTTCTTTTTTTTCTCTGCCACCTTGCGCGCAGTAGGATACCCCTGCTCAAATTGCTTCTCAGAAGCAACCGCTTGATAGGGTAAATAAAACGTTCCTTTATGCTTTAAACTAAGCTCTGTCGCTTCTCTAATCCATTTTTTTGATTTAATGATTTCTTCTGGTCTTAGTAACTGATTAAAACATAAGACAACTGCAAATCTATCCCCTTTATTGGCATAGCCCATTTTAGTGATATTATCTTTTGCCACATATCTTACGGTCGCATTAATCAGTGGCACATCATTAGCCT is a genomic window containing:
- a CDS encoding branched-chain amino acid transport system II carrier protein produces the protein MQRHLMTLIYGFAIFKMFFGSGNLIFPLVLGQNSSDQWLFGFLGLLCTGIVLPFLGLFVIKLHRGSFEDFFGQAGSVARVALPLFTLSLLGAFGVVPRCITVAHGGINTLLPDLPLWGFSLLFCTICFIICLRDRWIISFLGKWIGPLLLITLAILFGLGVYYAPPEVAVSSLKATEAFSQGFYRGYETMDLFAAFFFSSLIFKQIQAKMGEHIDNATLIKAALKPSIIGATLLGLIYFGFAYLGAHYSNLSLSVSPELILPNLAMHLMGDKGAILIGLLMILSCLTTAVALNNIYARYLCSLFKLSDSKFIWILLGTTAISFIISLYDFKGIAAFLSPMLDISYPSLILLTFLSILTKGSPKLKKTSFYGLLAFMLGYSYL
- a CDS encoding ankyrin repeat domain-containing protein: MTDYSQTHLNDQLQKYCEQNAGVYQRIYVCANDEDIPPNFDVDTIILKRQSLSLVAYWHEDGMVREKKILAGRILATLPQSGYIYDENIINKIIQKYKCNASPNISFLNGKGNCNGWSFLYPYYVSTGREREFKALRKYIAKWKGDYRFKPLPPELENHYGNGNEVFQQTINDLVWFQHSEKTVNSLYNEADKGSRLHQKERKRQFSMLKLPGYAISEICAYGAQENPSDISEENAISVMEFYAHLPDAWVDISIRIGDEGHAVSAHITKDGKFKYFDSNNEEADTKELTASECFAAIRAGYPDEKIVVKRINLLKFHAAGADVSLNPADFKPYNPDTAQILLVNAVKTGQVEFAEFLLSSYIPLEARADIINQNHILMHINENADRQMIELLVRYGANVNLVDPKEGRTPLHIACQKNHESVIKALLDHGANINVADAKGITPLHAAVGLCNENIINELILKGADVSIVDQNGLTFLHKAARARNLGAVRALLETGKIDVNAQDNKGNTALHEAVKMGNSNDVTRRVNQAEMIRLLCQHHANINIVDNAGQKPKDLARNDTTKVAFSPRRMVRADAKENLINLMPVEKLIPASTKKPHHSPAASSSAASSSAVPESLKEKRRAPTLLRDTPKGIAASSHQQIDQEPRRMVRTDAKTNLINLLPVEEPIPASTKKSHHSSAASSSAASSSAVSEPVKEKRRAPTLLKDTPVSQEKVQALTALFEEKIREAQPSRAPIAKKPKRS
- a CDS encoding GNAT family N-acetyltransferase; this translates as MNNQSLDPLLQKIVEYLKTQYDCHTIILYGSRARGDATIASDYDMLAIRDEGQMEREGRQFEGAFLDGFIYSIDEIQNPSDFLRIKDGLVLCQKATIGDDLINQVKVIFNQGPAPKPDWEKQVITTWGQKMLQRAHIGDIEGNFRAHWLLYDLLESYFHLRDKWYLGPKEAFQWLKTHDIATYSLFEKALNQGIHFEHLKALTESVNSIPHKTQQMMAKTLSIQMIAPTLAETYCRELSANLPEWFGIPEANERYAKGCIERTTFAAELDGHIKGIIVLEFPFPHNANIYWMAVSRENQGKNIGMQLFGAAEQYCEEHGYQSMTVETLSPKQQDTYYLKTYHFYEKCGFKPLFELNPYGPDHLMCYMHKSI
- a CDS encoding FAD-binding protein, with the translated sequence MNILNKIRYSLPKAGKLSEIPASWIDKIYVKSNNSWYKKPLRALEVRMLFTLFFPILALVDTVGAILAACFYRIVGNRKLAAKKYDLSIKNLLGFLAFPLGIINPNLVSFYFIPKKNQANQVVSGGKLYTQTAVIEQPKTIKRLQSIVKEAAKQGQKISIIGAGKSQGQQFMPTDNNIAIDMSRLNQITINAGKKTATVDAGATWGDLQLKANQHHLAVKVMQASNIFSIGGSIGTNIHGWHKAGTVANTIKSLTIMDPSGKIKKLTPKDELFGYVIGGFGQFGIVLKAEIKLAKNHLLTEKSETVTIKDYVNYFYRNVKNDKKAKMHLFRLSLDSHDLLGEGVAVNYVKEDTTSVVPIPDLQKEPKRGQRFERIAVNFLRNTKSFRNFYWRYEKRRLLNNQNKLTANEIMHPPINAMFNNSESQAEWLQEYFIPGKNLEAFLQELSSLLKANDVPLINATVRYVAKDNITKMGYANKGDRFAVVLCFNQLLRPEEIIKSKKWIREATELSLKHKGTFYLPYQAVASEKQFEQGYPTARKVAEKKKKVDPENRFSSRFAEQYVTKKRNDRHFYKNILASKQRKELFGGFLENILQRVDKDKLYHLLEDILSYADTKEQIYTELRNRIAEIKPSMLQTTRQIFKSLNTIKQDLSEQAKALMSDRKDPINGMIEIGYPGRFIRSFKRKLNIQGDISVVNTEESMTDYIQSGFPRPYNRFVPLNDYQPLSQNDYKDNSVDLITCFIGLHHIPTEKLDAFLASIRRVLRPGGTFLLVDHDVTNESKRDYANLAHSVYNAVYDVPVAEEMNEIRNFKSMKEWQTILARHGLAKTNARQGTMIREGDPTVNTMVRFTNMKEVKAKIKQQVEKKQVKPLLNSYTLRRSSRLAGNTRPIERTLSVQRRNKVKI
- a CDS encoding outer membrane protein codes for the protein MRKTLFALPLLTMLGAANAADGHFDGYYLGANLGATVWNTFWVDRDAWVDNFGTDWALGTVANKSDDFSGGLQVGYNYRCNSSVFGVELDWTWVDNSNDKTYTPTAGPGTILSLSNELKWYGSVRGKAGIVADHLLLYVTGGAAFARLNHDWLVTAPGEVELGGNSGTRWGYVSGVGGELALSCKWSVKVEGLFFDFPERTTSFHSLAGDQGVHFDNQNSFWTGRIGVNYSF